The stretch of DNA AACAGGCCAGGCACTGGATGGAAACGCAGCCTTTTTTGCTGGAGTAGGTGTAGACAGGGATGAAAAGATCCACCAGACAGTCACATCATCTCCCACCTGAAAGGTAacgaaaataaacattttcacatgataTGACAACACAGgaaatgcaacaacaaaaacattatggAGAATGGAAAAAGAGGCCAACCTCTGAATCCACGTCCTCCgccacctcctcgtcctctgaaGCCGCCGCCTCCGCCACGTCCACCACCTCCAAATCCTCCGCCACGACCACCACCTCCAAATCCTCCGCCCCTGCCACCTCGAAATCCacctgaaagaagaaaaaaaaaaaaaaaagaaacgcagagagttattgtaattattttttttcaaaataagttttcattttctctaaaAATTCAAAGGCTAACCTTTAGGCTACCTCTGACGAAATGTTCAACACATCCATCAACAAGGAGGAGATGAGATTCATTAAAATGAGACATTAAGTTTGAATACCTCCACGAGcaccacctcttcctccacctctacCGCCACCCCGGCCTCCTCTTGGCGGCCCCTTCTCTCCTGGCGGCCTGGGGAGGAATCTCTGCAGTGGGAGGAGCTTCATTGGATCTATATAAAACTGAAAGAGAATAATGCAAATTACATATGGTCTATGACACAGAGCCACGGTAATGCAAATGTGGGTATGCTCATGAAAtacattgaaatgtttgaaaagtgTTTTACCTTCTGCAGTTTCTTAAATGAAGACGCCTTCATATTATCTGACAGTTTGACTGAAAAATACTGCAGGGTTAGGTTAAGGAATGAACAGGGAGTATGATATTAAATCCACCAAAGTTCACctttactttttccccccagagatCCAAAGAAACATTAACAAGTGACAGAAAGGATACAAAGTCCCGGAGCTGGCCGAAAATCTCATCCACCTTCCCAATCTGCTCCTTGTTTTCCAAGTACACCGGGGCATTGAAGTAGGgaactttgttttcctctgttgtaCACCGGCACACAATGTCATCTTCACACGGATGCATGAACTCTCCCACGCCTGCAGAgcggaaaaacaaagaaaaacatttagttGTTTGAAATGTGGGGCAGCCATTTTTGCCTAGGGCCAATTTTCAACTACTGTCCTTGTCTACTGGATGAACTGAGAGGTGGTTCAGAGCCTTGTCATGCACTTTTTGTAGGTCTGCAACTCTGCATTTAGCTCAGAGAGGACAACACCACATGATGTTATTTGAGCACTCAAAGGATGGAAGAAGTCGtcgaaaaagaaatgaagacagaaaaaaaacaggctttaAACCCTCaaagtgtaaacacacataaCTAACAAGGACCATGTCTACTGGCTTTGCTTTTGATGGTGTGATGTCGACTCAAATGTCCAATTTCTCACTTAATGATAGTGAACATTAGAAAAGTACATTCAATACACAAGCCCTCAATTACCACGGAG from Scophthalmus maximus strain ysfricsl-2021 chromosome 9, ASM2237912v1, whole genome shotgun sequence encodes:
- the gar1 gene encoding H/ACA ribonucleoprotein complex subunit 1 → MSFRGGGGRGGRGGGFNRGGRGGGEGYGGGRGGYGGGRGGGGFGGGRGGGGFGRGGGRGGFNRQQDYGPPEYVVGVGEFMHPCEDDIVCRCTTEENKVPYFNAPVYLENKEQIGKVDEIFGQLRDFYFSVKLSDNMKASSFKKLQKFYIDPMKLLPLQRFLPRPPGEKGPPRGGRGGGRGGGRGGARGGGFRGGRGGGFGGGGRGGGFGGGGRGGGGGFRGRGGGGGRGFRGGR